One window from the genome of Natronomonas salsuginis encodes:
- a CDS encoding HD domain-containing protein, which produces MGVEIAESPVSGEEYDEMKRFVYDYLAASIEGEEEGGRMRWYPWHSAEYRYNHILNVAELAAEIAENEGANVDVTRVSALFHDIAKLEADQDVHAEAGARVAREYLRSRTDYPDSFITQVCNAVEEHSYEGDLANVALETRCLMEADLLDKVGANGTTLMLLRMGYESRTHMDANEMVGRVLERGEDAISRVRSDTAESIAYQRIKRVRWFKEWLEEEIAAMEPTDPPELDPE; this is translated from the coding sequence ATGGGTGTCGAAATAGCGGAGTCGCCGGTTTCGGGCGAAGAGTACGATGAGATGAAGCGGTTCGTCTACGACTATCTCGCCGCCAGCATCGAGGGCGAGGAGGAGGGTGGCCGGATGCGGTGGTACCCCTGGCACTCGGCGGAGTACCGCTACAACCACATCCTCAACGTCGCCGAACTGGCCGCCGAGATCGCCGAAAACGAGGGGGCCAACGTCGACGTCACCCGTGTTTCGGCGCTGTTTCACGACATCGCCAAACTCGAAGCGGATCAGGACGTTCACGCCGAGGCCGGGGCTCGTGTCGCCCGCGAGTACCTCCGCTCGCGGACGGACTACCCCGACTCGTTCATCACGCAGGTGTGCAACGCCGTCGAAGAGCACTCCTACGAGGGCGATCTGGCGAACGTCGCGCTGGAAACGCGGTGTCTCATGGAGGCGGACCTCCTCGACAAGGTCGGCGCGAACGGGACGACGCTCATGCTCCTGCGGATGGGCTACGAATCGAGAACGCACATGGACGCCAACGAGATGGTGGGTCGCGTCCTCGAACGCGGCGAGGACGCCATCTCCCGCGTCCGATCCGACACCGCCGAAAGCATCGCCTACCAGCGGATCAAACGCGTCCGGTGGTTCAAAGAGTGGCTCGAAGAGGAAATCGCCGCGATGGAGCCGACCGACCCGCCGGAACTCGATCCGGAGTAG